A single region of the Peptococcus niger genome encodes:
- a CDS encoding AI-2E family transporter, translating into MQFNRYTLRRTMFAIIGLIVIAYAVFHVGDVGVSVAKLMNLLTPFIAGAVMAFILNVPMRFLEKRVFVKIKNKRFKKFQRPLAVLLSLIIVISLITVVSVIVIPQLIDSITLFAGNMPEYITAFNRFLDQLVERFPDTAEQVDQIRQTMQDFSPNNLQEAILDFLRSSPDGGSGDEGHLITSAVFSTFGIVTSVFGFLINAVIGFAFAIYVLFSKEQLAIQGRRLIFAIFSHETAKYVIHVFQVGFAKFYNFLTGQLLEAVILGSLMCTGMLILRLPYAIMIGVLIGFTALIPIAGAIIGGLIGFLLVFSVSATKAMIFLVFMLCLQQFESNVIYPRVVGGSVGLPSMWTLFAITIGGSLMGLMGMLLFVPLVSTIYSLISEIIHGRLEMKGISKTDPNIIYGVPDSKRLKS; encoded by the coding sequence ATGCAGTTTAACCGTTACACCTTACGGCGGACCATGTTTGCAATCATTGGCTTGATTGTCATCGCATATGCTGTTTTTCATGTGGGTGATGTGGGCGTTTCAGTTGCTAAGCTGATGAACCTGCTGACTCCCTTTATCGCCGGTGCGGTGATGGCCTTTATCTTAAATGTGCCGATGCGTTTTTTGGAAAAACGGGTATTTGTAAAAATTAAAAATAAGCGGTTCAAGAAATTTCAACGGCCTTTAGCGGTGCTTTTATCGCTCATTATTGTCATTTCTTTGATTACCGTGGTGTCCGTTATTGTCATTCCTCAGTTGATTGACTCAATCACCTTATTTGCCGGAAATATGCCGGAGTATATCACGGCCTTTAATCGGTTTTTGGACCAATTGGTTGAGCGTTTCCCGGATACCGCAGAACAAGTGGACCAAATTCGCCAGACCATGCAGGACTTTTCGCCGAATAACTTGCAGGAGGCTATTTTGGATTTCCTGCGCTCTTCTCCGGATGGGGGGAGCGGTGATGAGGGTCACCTGATTACCAGTGCGGTCTTTTCAACCTTTGGCATTGTTACCAGCGTTTTCGGATTTTTAATCAATGCGGTCATTGGCTTTGCCTTTGCGATTTACGTCTTGTTTTCGAAAGAACAACTGGCCATTCAGGGGCGTCGTCTTATTTTTGCTATCTTTTCTCACGAAACGGCAAAATACGTCATTCACGTTTTCCAGGTCGGGTTTGCTAAATTTTATAACTTCCTGACCGGACAATTGTTGGAAGCCGTGATCCTGGGCAGCTTAATGTGTACCGGAATGCTGATTTTACGGTTGCCCTATGCAATAATGATTGGTGTTTTAATCGGCTTTACTGCTTTGATACCGATTGCCGGTGCAATAATTGGCGGTTTGATTGGATTTTTATTGGTGTTCAGTGTGAGCGCGACCAAGGCGATGATTTTTCTCGTCTTTATGCTGTGCCTGCAGCAATTTGAATCTAATGTGATCTACCCGCGGGTGGTGGGCGGTTCTGTCGGCCTGCCGTCGATGTGGACGCTTTTTGCCATTACCATTGGGGGATCTCTGATGGGGCTGATGGGGATGTTGCTTTTCGTTCCCCTGGTCAGTACCATCTATAGCTTGATCTCAGAAATTATTCACGGGCGCCTGGAGATGAAAGGCATTTCCAAAACGGATCCCAACATTATCTACGGTGTTCCGGACAGTAAGCGCTTAAAAAGCTGA
- a CDS encoding DUF47 domain-containing protein: MGEDTKETKKKKKNRKPKKNFNYFKAFEKMARYSVQAAALLEEATTNYNLEIVFEDRLEDIRHVEHKSDEVVYAIMDQIVAEFLPPIDQDDLISLTYAMDDVTDAIEDVFICIYMYHVDHLRAHAVEFTHILLKCTEGLEEATKEFAHFRKSKRLKEKVMAVSNLEKEADKLFVRATHDLFGDKETDLREVIIWKDLYQRLEDCCDAAEMVTKLMEKIQLKNL, encoded by the coding sequence ATGGGCGAAGATACGAAGGAAACCAAGAAAAAAAAGAAAAATCGGAAACCGAAGAAAAACTTCAACTATTTTAAAGCCTTTGAAAAAATGGCGCGGTACAGCGTACAGGCCGCAGCCCTCTTAGAAGAAGCCACAACCAACTATAATCTGGAAATTGTCTTTGAAGACAGACTGGAAGACATTCGTCACGTGGAGCATAAAAGCGATGAAGTTGTTTATGCGATTATGGACCAAATTGTGGCAGAGTTCCTGCCGCCGATTGACCAGGATGACCTGATCAGTTTGACTTATGCCATGGATGATGTGACCGATGCCATTGAAGATGTTTTTATCTGTATCTACATGTACCACGTTGACCACCTTCGGGCACATGCGGTTGAATTCACGCATATTTTGTTAAAGTGCACCGAAGGATTGGAAGAAGCGACCAAGGAATTTGCTCACTTCAGAAAGAGCAAGCGACTTAAAGAAAAAGTCATGGCGGTGTCAAATCTTGAAAAAGAGGCGGATAAATTATTTGTTCGCGCCACCCATGATTTATTTGGAGATAAGGAAACAGACCTGAGAGAAGTTATCATTTGGAAGGACTTGTACCAGCGCTTGGAAGACTGCTGTGATGCGGCAGAAATGGTAACTAAGCTGATGGAAAAAATTCAACTTAAAAATCTCTAA
- a CDS encoding inorganic phosphate transporter: MAGSFVLFLQDLTSNPAYAITVFLVLAVIFVNGWTDAPNAIATCVSTRAMRARPAILMAAVFNFFGVLIMTLVSAGVAETIFNMVDFQGESHSALIALCAALFAIVIWAVASWYYGIPTSESHALIAGISGAAIALQGGISGINGNEWIKVIYGLILSVTLGFLVGWLVVKLVAHIFRDIDRRKTAGLFRGGQIVSAAAMAFMHGAQDGQKFMGVFMLGMFLARGENPSGAFDIPLWLMVLCSAVMGIGTSIGGYRIIKSVGMDMVKIKQWQGFSADVAGSIVLLIATLVGFPVSTTQTKTTAIMGVGAGKSISSVRWDLVRNMALTWLITFPGCGLIGFLAVKVFELLFV, from the coding sequence ATGGCAGGTTCATTTGTGCTGTTTTTGCAGGATTTGACATCCAATCCGGCGTATGCCATTACGGTCTTCTTGGTCTTGGCAGTTATTTTTGTAAACGGCTGGACCGATGCCCCGAATGCCATTGCCACTTGCGTATCAACTCGGGCCATGCGCGCCAGACCCGCCATTTTGATGGCTGCGGTTTTTAATTTTTTCGGCGTCTTGATTATGACCCTTGTCAGCGCCGGTGTCGCCGAAACCATTTTCAATATGGTGGATTTTCAAGGTGAATCGCATTCTGCATTAATAGCCCTTTGTGCGGCATTGTTTGCCATTGTTATCTGGGCAGTTGCCAGCTGGTATTACGGCATCCCCACCAGTGAAAGCCATGCACTGATTGCCGGTATTTCCGGTGCTGCCATTGCCTTGCAAGGTGGCATCAGCGGCATTAACGGCAATGAATGGATTAAGGTTATTTATGGGCTTATCCTGTCGGTAACCTTAGGCTTCCTTGTCGGTTGGTTGGTGGTTAAACTTGTGGCCCATATTTTTAGGGATATTGATCGTCGTAAAACGGCGGGCTTGTTCCGAGGTGGACAAATTGTCAGTGCTGCAGCCATGGCCTTTATGCATGGTGCCCAAGACGGGCAAAAGTTCATGGGAGTTTTTATGTTGGGCATGTTCTTAGCCCGCGGCGAAAATCCCAGTGGCGCTTTTGACATTCCCTTATGGCTGATGGTTTTATGCTCTGCGGTCATGGGGATTGGCACGTCTATCGGCGGCTATCGGATTATTAAAAGTGTGGGCATGGACATGGTCAAAATTAAACAGTGGCAAGGATTTTCCGCTGATGTGGCTGGCTCTATCGTCCTTTTAATTGCGACCCTGGTCGGTTTCCCGGTGTCCACTACCCAAACCAAAACAACCGCTATCATGGGGGTTGGGGCAGGTAAGAGTATTTCCAGTGTTCGCTGGGACTTGGTGCGCAACATGGCTTTAACATGGCTGATTACATTCCCAGGCTGTGGGTTGATTGGCTTTTTGGCCGTCAAGGTATTCGAATTATTGTTCGTTTAA
- the pepV gene encoding dipeptidase PepV, whose product MTNPLLSPSFTIDKDRFLADLSGLLAIESVRDDALTAPGAPFGPGPAAALAYMLDLADRDGFDTANIDGYAGRIAWGSGDEILGILVHLDVVPATGHWTTPPFQATVRDGYLYARGAADDKGPAMAAYYALLALKETGFVPQKQIHLILGTDEERDWGCLNRYFETEPMPDLGFSPDADFPLINGEKGMLTLCLTAPTPAADAAPLTFAAGERSNMVPDEARASLSLAPDAAASLKNHYITWLQKSGLTGQAAIKEEGLVLTLQGKSAHGAEPEAGINAATALARFLTEADVASGPIKQWLAFISACLHQQTDGSGLGIDAEDPVMGAVTVNAGIVNFMPDSNRLVINIRYPRGVDRDRILAQVSALAADYGLQTSPCEKDKPVHYIPEDDPLVATLLAVYRQESGDETAQPLSIGGGTYARMMPRAVAYGPLFPGEDGHLHQPDEHIALSSLYRAVTIYADAIRRLTAEPDSL is encoded by the coding sequence ATGACAAATCCACTACTCTCCCCCTCATTTACAATTGATAAAGACCGTTTCCTGGCCGATTTAAGCGGCCTCTTGGCCATTGAAAGCGTGCGCGATGACGCCTTGACCGCCCCCGGGGCACCCTTTGGCCCGGGACCTGCGGCAGCCCTTGCCTATATGCTGGACCTGGCAGACCGTGATGGATTTGATACGGCAAATATTGACGGCTATGCCGGGCGCATCGCTTGGGGCAGCGGCGATGAAATTTTAGGCATTTTGGTCCACCTGGACGTGGTGCCCGCCACCGGTCACTGGACCACGCCGCCCTTTCAGGCAACCGTCCGGGACGGCTATCTCTATGCCCGCGGCGCCGCTGACGACAAGGGCCCTGCCATGGCGGCATATTATGCCCTCTTAGCCTTAAAAGAGACCGGTTTTGTACCACAAAAGCAAATCCACTTAATTCTGGGCACAGACGAGGAGCGGGACTGGGGCTGTTTGAACCGATATTTTGAAACCGAGCCCATGCCCGACCTAGGCTTCTCACCGGACGCTGACTTCCCCCTCATCAACGGTGAAAAGGGCATGTTAACCCTCTGCCTGACGGCACCGACGCCTGCGGCCGATGCGGCACCCTTGACCTTTGCCGCTGGCGAACGCAGCAATATGGTCCCCGATGAGGCCCGCGCCAGCTTGTCCCTTGCCCCTGATGCGGCAGCCAGCCTGAAAAATCATTACATCACTTGGCTGCAAAAAAGCGGCTTAACCGGCCAGGCGGCCATCAAGGAGGAAGGCCTGGTATTAACCCTACAAGGCAAGTCCGCCCACGGCGCAGAGCCGGAAGCAGGCATCAATGCCGCAACGGCTTTGGCCCGGTTTCTAACGGAAGCCGATGTTGCCAGCGGACCGATCAAGCAATGGCTGGCCTTTATCAGTGCCTGCCTCCACCAACAGACCGATGGCAGCGGCTTAGGCATTGATGCGGAGGACCCGGTGATGGGGGCTGTAACAGTGAATGCCGGCATTGTCAACTTTATGCCGGACAGTAACCGCCTCGTCATCAATATCCGCTACCCCCGCGGGGTCGACCGGGACCGGATTTTGGCCCAGGTCAGCGCCCTTGCCGCAGACTACGGCCTGCAAACAAGCCCCTGCGAAAAGGACAAGCCGGTACACTATATTCCGGAAGATGATCCCTTGGTTGCCACCCTCTTGGCTGTTTACCGCCAAGAGTCAGGTGATGAAACGGCGCAGCCCCTATCCATCGGCGGGGGCACCTATGCCCGTATGATGCCCCGGGCCGTTGCCTACGGACCGCTTTTCCCCGGTGAAGACGGCCACCTCCACCAGCCCGACGAACACATTGCCTTGAGTTCCCTGTACCGCGCCGTGACCATTTATGCCGATGCCATCCGCCGATTGACGGCAGAGCCAGACAGCCTATAA
- a CDS encoding GNAT family N-acetyltransferase, whose protein sequence is MLPEWRKLILPEETFEALYRNHMQVDFPPAELKPLSRMLALQASGHYGVCTYGAVDDMQAYACFYADERAALLDYFAVVRGRRAQGWGSQALEALLQHHSLKTGLILECEDPDLSANVAEARLRRRRIHFYERLGFTDSGIRATIFGTPYWVLERGRVDDVRDALAYVYGQFVPDRVHYEANVFIH, encoded by the coding sequence ATGTTGCCAGAGTGGCGTAAGCTTATCTTACCTGAAGAAACATTTGAAGCCTTGTACCGGAACCATATGCAGGTGGACTTTCCGCCGGCGGAATTAAAACCGCTGTCACGGATGTTGGCCTTACAGGCTTCCGGTCATTATGGTGTCTGCACCTATGGTGCAGTAGACGATATGCAGGCCTATGCTTGCTTTTATGCCGATGAACGGGCGGCGCTCTTGGATTATTTTGCAGTGGTGCGCGGCCGTCGGGCACAAGGATGGGGGTCGCAGGCTTTGGAGGCCCTTCTCCAGCACCATTCGCTAAAAACAGGGCTTATTTTAGAATGTGAAGACCCGGACTTGTCTGCCAATGTGGCGGAAGCCCGTCTACGCCGCCGTCGCATTCACTTTTATGAACGTCTGGGCTTCACCGACAGCGGCATTCGCGCGACCATTTTCGGAACGCCTTACTGGGTTTTGGAGCGGGGCCGGGTGGATGATGTGCGCGACGCCTTGGCCTATGTTTACGGGCAATTTGTTCCGGACCGGGTCCACTATGAGGCGAATGTTTTTATTCACTAA
- a CDS encoding ABC transporter ATP-binding protein: MPFIDLIDCSKIYQSGETQIIANDHITFSVEKGEFVIIVGPSGAGKSTTLNLLGGMDRPTFGEIIVDGAHLETYSERELTRYRREVIGFVFQFYNLVPNLTGLENVELAAQLVDKAKDAAETLAAVGLSDRAGNFPAQLSGGEQQRVAIARALVKNPRLLLADEPTGALDYQTGREVLALLHDACRLTGTTVLVITHNQALTPLADRVISIVDAKVRSVDLNPTPLSIDEVAW, encoded by the coding sequence ATGCCGTTCATTGATTTAATCGACTGCAGCAAAATTTACCAAAGTGGCGAAACCCAGATTATTGCCAATGACCACATTACCTTTAGCGTGGAAAAAGGCGAATTTGTGATCATCGTAGGGCCTTCCGGTGCCGGCAAATCCACCACCCTGAACTTATTAGGGGGGATGGATCGGCCGACTTTTGGCGAAATCATCGTTGACGGCGCCCATTTGGAGACCTACAGCGAGCGGGAACTGACCCGTTACCGGCGAGAAGTCATCGGCTTTGTCTTCCAATTTTACAACCTGGTCCCTAACCTGACCGGCTTGGAAAATGTTGAGCTGGCCGCCCAATTGGTTGACAAGGCCAAAGATGCCGCTGAAACCCTGGCTGCCGTAGGCTTGAGCGACCGGGCCGGCAATTTCCCGGCCCAGCTTTCCGGCGGCGAGCAGCAACGGGTAGCCATTGCCCGCGCCCTGGTGAAAAACCCGCGACTTCTCTTGGCCGATGAACCGACCGGCGCCCTGGACTACCAAACCGGCCGGGAGGTCTTGGCCCTCTTACACGATGCCTGCCGGCTGACCGGCACCACCGTTTTGGTCATTACTCACAACCAAGCCCTAACCCCGTTGGCAGACCGGGTCATCAGCATTGTTGACGCAAAAGTCCGCAGCGTTGACTTAAATCCGACGCCCCTCTCGATTGATGAAGTGGCCTGGTGA
- a CDS encoding FtsX-like permease family protein encodes MNKNLRAYALRQISGAPLRYAAIFTMLLLSAFVFVGLISIGPTMEKTLVDYTAATDMADITITHPMGLSKEDVRVAAETPGVIRAIRAAQIPLQTTNRRDVIMLEGLADFPKLDLIRGHLPRKRGEMVLEAKMADRYPLGSRIHFSDGDGQPPQSPDTASYTVVGYVNSPEHLQDAFSQISVPMGDGLVDAFGWILPSHFKDTNVQIIRLFFAPGTDLPAAKKDLQLRFARRARDRQDNLLRQAREGLAAGDRSLEGEYARLNQGQAALGQQDRQLTANQVTLDEMQASFLMKESQGRNDLRNQDAAMTAREAELQEGMRQLTQGLAAYDEARADLSQKDRALQDGRRQLAASARTLSEKGRALDTQAALLADRSRALDGTLDKWEKGRRQLLDGKNALAEKGLTLQDGENRLNAGRRELAAETARLEEGRRQLAAAQRELDRQRSSLAPAEQQLQTLQEQANQVRTGLAQLQTVHAAKAAPISEKAAADLAPLKTREAQLTADIDQLKRKLAANPPPDPAERVLWTTQLNTKKSELSKVQADIASIEAARDQALAALEAEFAGRQQTLESQLTALTNAIQALDEKIRQARTALQTGQARLNAKQEDLVNGEQKLARGRDQLAAEGRRLAAGRLAFSAAQVALAAKESLLYAQKDPLDRAARDLTRGKSALQAGKAAVSQADNQLTQERAKLDDGDRQLSQAAISLSQKGEALANTRANLLAADRQLAAGQLQLAVKSQQAKVDLSQGRQALSQQSLLLADGRTAFDAFRAASLADMLRGDASLQKARADLIDSKLATRRLSMPAYTIETRLENNDYNVYYNYATGIRLMARIFPIFFYLIALLITLSTMVRMIDEARGQIGTLKALGYDNRQITSVYVLYGVAAAVPAAFFGALGGALILVPQIWRTYGSSFIFTEPHMAVSPVAIALAFVLNLSCTALAAYWATRRILSDNAASLLRPKAPAVGNRILLERWQGLWRRLGFQQKMTIRNLFRYKKRGLLTIIGVAGCTALLTMGFSLHHAVSNIFPMQFDELSHYDLLVTYDANALEADRTRYENDLADSAGDRLKMRNRLRVDQGNLVTDKGIKIALAVMVPENTSSFTRQVTLRDRHSHRPLDLHQGAILTEQTARHMKIGVGDDLVYEDAYGITRKVPITALCENYVGNTLFMDQSTYAHLRGYLPKANADMLTFSAGTDEGALVRQLLKNDIVLATSRTADTTAGMDTLLDSLGVMIFIIVAVSMSLALVVLYNLTNINVEERMRELSTIKVLGFYAGEVTAYIYRETGFLTALGILIGLPLGKFMHFKIITVLAPAHVMMDPKILVLTYLLAVVFTIIVSLLVMLLMHRKLRKVDMVEALKGVE; translated from the coding sequence ATGAATAAAAATCTCCGCGCCTATGCCCTGCGACAGATTAGCGGTGCGCCACTTCGCTATGCGGCAATATTCACCATGTTGCTGTTGAGCGCCTTCGTCTTCGTGGGGCTTATTTCTATTGGACCGACCATGGAAAAAACCTTGGTGGACTATACGGCCGCCACCGATATGGCGGATATCACCATTACCCATCCCATGGGCCTGAGCAAAGAGGATGTTCGCGTGGCGGCTGAAACGCCCGGCGTCATCCGGGCCATCCGGGCTGCGCAGATTCCCCTGCAGACGACCAACCGGCGCGACGTCATCATGCTGGAGGGCCTGGCCGATTTTCCGAAACTGGACCTCATCCGCGGTCACCTGCCAAGGAAACGTGGCGAAATGGTCCTGGAAGCAAAAATGGCCGACCGTTACCCCCTCGGTAGCCGCATTCATTTTTCCGATGGTGACGGTCAACCCCCTCAATCACCGGACACGGCAAGCTACACCGTCGTCGGCTATGTCAATTCGCCGGAGCATTTACAGGACGCCTTCAGTCAAATCAGCGTTCCCATGGGCGATGGCCTGGTTGATGCCTTCGGCTGGATCTTACCGAGCCATTTTAAAGATACAAATGTCCAAATAATCCGTCTCTTTTTTGCACCCGGAACCGATTTGCCGGCGGCCAAGAAAGACCTCCAGCTCCGCTTTGCCCGGCGCGCAAGAGACCGCCAGGACAATCTTTTGCGCCAGGCACGGGAAGGCCTGGCCGCCGGTGACAGGTCTCTTGAAGGGGAATACGCTCGGCTCAACCAAGGGCAGGCTGCCCTCGGCCAACAGGACCGGCAATTGACCGCCAATCAAGTAACCTTAGATGAAATGCAAGCCTCTTTTCTTATGAAAGAAAGCCAAGGGCGCAATGACCTGCGTAACCAGGACGCCGCCATGACCGCACGTGAGGCTGAACTGCAAGAGGGGATGCGTCAATTAACCCAAGGCCTAGCCGCCTATGACGAGGCCCGGGCCGATTTATCGCAAAAGGACAGGGCCCTCCAGGATGGCCGTCGGCAACTGGCGGCATCAGCCCGCACCCTAAGCGAAAAAGGTCGGGCGCTCGATACCCAGGCCGCCCTATTGGCCGATCGTTCAAGGGCCTTAGACGGTACCCTGGACAAGTGGGAGAAGGGTCGCCGCCAGCTTCTCGATGGGAAAAATGCCCTGGCGGAAAAAGGCCTCACCTTGCAAGATGGCGAAAACCGCCTCAATGCGGGTCGCCGTGAACTGGCGGCTGAAACCGCCCGTTTAGAGGAGGGTCGCCGCCAGCTGGCCGCCGCCCAGCGTGAATTGGACCGTCAGCGGAGCTCATTGGCGCCGGCCGAGCAACAGTTGCAAACGCTGCAAGAGCAAGCCAACCAGGTCCGGACAGGCCTTGCCCAACTACAAACGGTCCACGCCGCCAAGGCAGCCCCCATTTCTGAAAAAGCTGCTGCTGACTTGGCGCCGCTTAAAACAAGGGAAGCACAACTCACCGCCGACATCGACCAGCTTAAGAGAAAACTGGCCGCCAACCCGCCACCGGATCCGGCTGAAAGGGTTCTCTGGACCACCCAGTTAAATACCAAAAAATCTGAATTAAGCAAGGTACAGGCAGACATCGCCAGCATTGAAGCGGCCCGTGACCAAGCCTTGGCCGCACTGGAAGCCGAATTCGCCGGCCGCCAACAAACCTTAGAAAGTCAACTGACTGCCCTCACCAATGCCATCCAAGCCTTAGACGAAAAAATCCGGCAGGCGCGCACCGCCTTGCAAACCGGCCAGGCCCGCCTGAACGCCAAGCAAGAGGACTTGGTCAACGGCGAACAAAAGCTGGCCCGCGGGCGGGACCAACTGGCCGCTGAAGGCCGTCGCCTGGCCGCCGGCCGCCTAGCGTTCTCCGCTGCCCAAGTGGCCTTGGCGGCCAAGGAAAGCCTGCTCTACGCCCAAAAAGACCCCTTGGACCGCGCCGCCCGAGACTTGACCCGCGGTAAATCAGCCCTGCAAGCCGGCAAGGCCGCCGTGTCACAAGCCGATAACCAGCTGACCCAAGAGCGGGCCAAGTTGGATGACGGCGACCGGCAATTGTCCCAAGCCGCCATCAGCTTAAGCCAAAAAGGGGAGGCCCTGGCCAACACCCGCGCCAACCTGCTTGCTGCAGACCGGCAACTGGCCGCCGGTCAATTGCAGCTGGCTGTAAAAAGTCAGCAGGCCAAGGTTGATTTGAGCCAGGGGCGCCAGGCCCTCTCCCAACAATCCTTGCTGCTGGCCGATGGCCGCACCGCCTTTGATGCCTTCCGCGCCGCCTCCCTGGCGGATATGCTGCGCGGTGACGCCAGCTTGCAAAAGGCCCGGGCCGACTTAATCGACAGCAAATTGGCGACCCGCCGCCTGTCTATGCCCGCCTACACCATTGAAACCCGGCTAGAAAACAACGACTACAACGTCTATTACAACTATGCCACCGGCATCCGCTTAATGGCGCGGATTTTCCCGATCTTCTTCTACCTCATCGCCCTGCTCATTACCCTCTCAACCATGGTCCGCATGATTGACGAAGCCCGGGGACAGATTGGCACCCTAAAGGCCCTCGGCTATGACAACCGGCAAATCACCTCTGTCTACGTGCTCTACGGCGTGGCCGCCGCTGTGCCTGCCGCCTTTTTCGGCGCGCTGGGCGGTGCCTTGATTTTGGTCCCGCAAATTTGGCGGACCTACGGCAGTTCCTTCATCTTCACCGAACCGCACATGGCCGTCAGCCCGGTGGCCATCGCCCTGGCTTTTGTGCTCAACCTCTCTTGCACGGCCTTGGCCGCCTATTGGGCCACCCGCCGGATTTTGTCGGACAACGCCGCCAGCCTCTTACGTCCCAAGGCACCGGCCGTCGGCAACCGGATTCTGCTGGAACGCTGGCAGGGCCTGTGGCGCCGACTGGGTTTTCAGCAGAAAATGACCATTCGCAACTTATTCCGCTACAAAAAGCGAGGCCTGCTGACCATCATCGGCGTTGCCGGCTGTACCGCCCTCTTAACCATGGGCTTCAGCCTCCACCACGCCGTATCCAATATTTTTCCCATGCAGTTTGACGAGTTGAGCCATTATGACTTGCTCGTGACTTACGACGCCAACGCTTTAGAGGCCGACCGGACCCGGTATGAGAACGACCTGGCAGACAGCGCCGGCGACCGGCTTAAAATGCGTAACCGTCTCCGGGTTGACCAGGGGAACTTGGTGACCGACAAGGGAATTAAAATCGCCCTGGCGGTCATGGTGCCTGAAAACACCAGCTCCTTCACCCGGCAGGTGACCTTGCGCGACCGCCATAGCCACCGGCCTCTGGACCTGCACCAAGGCGCCATCTTAACGGAGCAAACCGCCCGCCATATGAAGATTGGCGTCGGGGATGACTTGGTCTATGAGGACGCCTACGGCATCACCCGCAAGGTCCCCATCACCGCCCTGTGTGAAAATTACGTGGGCAACACCCTCTTTATGGACCAATCCACCTACGCCCACTTGCGTGGCTATCTGCCAAAAGCAAACGCAGACATGCTGACCTTTTCCGCCGGCACCGATGAGGGCGCCCTTGTGCGCCAGCTGCTGAAAAATGACATCGTCCTGGCCACCAGCCGCACCGCTGACACCACTGCCGGCATGGATACCCTGCTGGATTCCTTGGGCGTGATGATTTTCATCATTGTCGCCGTGAGCATGAGTTTGGCCCTGGTGGTCCTTTACAACCTCACCAACATCAATGTAGAAGAACGCATGCGAGAATTGTCCACCATCAAGGTGCTCGGTTTCTACGCCGGCGAAGTCACCGCCTATATTTACCGGGAGACGGGCTTTCTCACTGCCTTGGGCATCCTCATCGGACTGCCCTTGGGCAAATTCATGCACTTTAAGATCATCACCGTTTTGGCCCCGGCCCATGTGATGATGGACCCTAAAATCCTGGTTCTTACCTACCTCTTGGCCGTCGTCTTTACCATTATCGTCAGCCTCCTGGTCATGCTCCTCATGCACCGAAAATTGCGCAAGGTCGATATGGTCGAGGCTCTAAAAGGCGTCGAATAG